One Marinibacterium anthonyi genomic region harbors:
- a CDS encoding RepB plasmid partitioning protein, translating to MRGREASRETGASQSEPDVPAVAYVRMSTDHQKYSTENQLDVIRSYAAARGLQILRVFEDSGRSGLRLDGREALQNLMGEVQSGQADFKAILVYDVSRWGRFQDADEGAYHEHVCSRAGIRVHYCGEQFENDGSIGSNLLKTVKRVMAGEYSRELSVKVFAGQCRLVELGFRQGGAAGYGLRRVLIDEHGNPKGELSRGEQKSLQTDRVILVPGPEEEQQVVQRMYEMFVNEGRPERAIAEVLNAEGHRTDLDRPWTRATVHQVLTNEKYIGNNVFAKVSFKLKQRRVVNPREMWIRAEGAYVNAILAGTPQAQLVESSKPKKVKGITPEAMARMEQELARLQEGIASIQDTYGQDHLHLTVIKGYVGKLLGNARVVRYLAQNHPEFLGEFQTITEITPTEAAEAE from the coding sequence ATGCGAGGGCGTGAGGCAAGCAGGGAGACTGGCGCCAGCCAATCAGAGCCCGACGTGCCCGCCGTCGCATACGTCCGGATGTCGACCGATCACCAGAAGTATTCGACCGAGAACCAGCTGGACGTCATCCGCAGCTATGCCGCCGCTCGCGGCCTGCAGATCCTGCGCGTGTTCGAGGACTCTGGACGCTCCGGCCTCCGCCTCGATGGTCGCGAGGCACTACAGAACCTGATGGGCGAAGTTCAATCCGGCCAGGCCGATTTCAAGGCAATCCTCGTCTATGACGTCAGCCGCTGGGGTCGGTTTCAGGATGCCGACGAGGGTGCCTATCACGAGCATGTCTGCTCTCGCGCAGGGATCCGGGTGCATTACTGCGGAGAGCAGTTCGAGAATGACGGCAGCATCGGGTCGAACCTCCTGAAGACAGTCAAGCGGGTGATGGCCGGCGAATACAGCCGCGAGCTGTCGGTGAAGGTCTTCGCCGGGCAGTGCCGCCTCGTGGAGCTCGGTTTTCGCCAGGGCGGCGCCGCCGGATACGGGCTGCGGCGGGTGCTGATCGACGAGCACGGCAACCCCAAGGGCGAACTGTCCCGCGGCGAGCAGAAGAGCCTTCAGACCGACCGCGTCATCCTGGTCCCCGGCCCCGAGGAGGAACAGCAAGTCGTCCAGCGCATGTACGAGATGTTCGTGAACGAGGGGCGCCCCGAGCGCGCGATTGCGGAGGTGCTGAACGCCGAAGGTCACCGCACCGATCTCGACCGGCCGTGGACCCGCGCGACCGTCCATCAGGTGCTGACCAACGAAAAATACATCGGAAATAATGTTTTCGCGAAGGTATCGTTCAAGCTGAAGCAACGCCGCGTTGTGAACCCGCGGGAGATGTGGATCCGGGCCGAGGGTGCGTACGTGAACGCGATCCTCGCGGGAACGCCGCAGGCCCAATTGGTCGAATCCTCCAAGCCGAAGAAGGTCAAGGGGATAACGCCCGAGGCGATGGCGCGCATGGAACAGGAACTGGCACGCCTGCAGGAGGGCATTGCCTCGATCCAGGACACCTACGGTCAGGACCACCTGCATCTGACCGTGATCAAGGGCTATGTCGGCAAGCTGCTCGGGAACGCCCGGGTCGTGCGCTACCTGGCGCAGAACCATCCCGAGTTCCTCGGCGAGTTCCAGACGATCACCGAGATCACGCCTACCGAGGCCGCCGAGGCCGAGTAG
- the artQ_1 gene encoding Arginine transport system permease protein ArtQ, whose protein sequence is MSNFIDLFFNIDIMVKAWPLLLKGLIVTLKLCAAVIGLGLVGGLMLALCALSPRRALKWPAIGFIDLFRALPPLVLLVFVYSGLPFAGLDLTPFFAVVVAFFLNNSAYYAEVFRAGIQSVPKGQTEAARATGLSQAQCLTHVILPQAVRNVLPDLLSNTVEVVKLTSLASVVSLAELLYSANMARSVTYNSSPLILAALIYIAILWPLVRLISRYQRGLAVH, encoded by the coding sequence ATGTCCAATTTCATCGATCTCTTCTTCAATATCGACATCATGGTGAAGGCCTGGCCGCTTCTGCTGAAGGGCCTGATCGTCACGCTGAAACTGTGCGCCGCCGTCATCGGCCTTGGGCTGGTGGGCGGTCTGATGCTGGCGCTGTGCGCATTGTCGCCCAGGCGCGCGCTGAAATGGCCCGCGATCGGGTTCATCGACCTGTTCCGCGCGCTGCCGCCGCTGGTGCTGCTGGTCTTCGTCTATTCCGGCCTGCCGTTCGCCGGGCTGGACCTGACGCCGTTCTTTGCCGTGGTCGTGGCCTTCTTCCTGAACAATTCGGCCTATTACGCCGAGGTGTTCCGCGCCGGGATCCAGTCGGTCCCCAAGGGCCAGACGGAAGCCGCGCGCGCCACGGGGCTGAGCCAGGCGCAATGCCTGACCCATGTCATCCTGCCCCAGGCGGTGCGCAACGTGCTGCCGGATCTTCTGTCCAACACCGTCGAAGTCGTGAAGCTTACCTCGCTGGCCTCGGTGGTCTCGCTGGCCGAGCTGCTGTATTCCGCGAACATGGCGCGGTCGGTCACCTACAATTCCTCGCCGCTGATCCTGGCCGCGCTGATCTATATCGCGATCCTCTGGCCGCTGGTTCGGCTGATCTCGCGCTATCAGCGCGGGTTGGCGGTTCACTAA
- the cmpR_2 gene encoding HTH-type transcriptional activator CmpR, which yields MTSEGGLPDVSLRLMEIFAAMMRCATTVEAAEQLRISQPAVSAGLRQLETQLGLTLFERTGRRLQPTAEARALHEEIRPIFSLMRGFSQRARDMKLGMAGRLKVIATPPLGYSVAPVALRRFLENRPDVSVAFDVRRMQQVKEAVQSGQADIGLALDHDRDVAVNTDVLQRAHMVALVPRGGALADKANLTALDLQDQPLVGLEMASNMGQLVRTAYEQVGATYAPRIEVRYCATATVLAAQHLGVTVVDPYSATTHATDALVCKPFLPACEVKAVMYTRRGVPHSGLLHSFMSDLRAAFADTDLLIAELHGA from the coding sequence ATGACATCCGAGGGGGGGCTGCCCGACGTGTCCCTTCGGCTGATGGAAATCTTCGCGGCGATGATGCGCTGCGCCACCACGGTGGAGGCGGCGGAACAGCTGCGCATCTCGCAGCCCGCCGTGTCGGCCGGGCTGCGTCAGCTGGAAACACAGCTTGGCCTGACCCTGTTCGAACGCACCGGCCGACGATTGCAGCCCACCGCCGAGGCGCGGGCGCTGCACGAGGAGATCCGCCCGATCTTCAGCCTGATGCGCGGCTTCTCGCAGCGGGCGCGCGACATGAAGCTGGGCATGGCCGGCCGCCTGAAGGTGATCGCGACCCCGCCGCTGGGCTATTCCGTCGCCCCCGTGGCCCTGCGCCGGTTCCTGGAAAACCGTCCCGACGTATCCGTTGCCTTCGACGTGCGGCGCATGCAGCAGGTGAAGGAAGCGGTGCAAAGCGGCCAGGCCGATATCGGCCTGGCGCTGGATCACGACAGGGACGTGGCGGTGAACACCGACGTATTGCAGCGCGCCCACATGGTGGCCCTGGTGCCCCGGGGCGGTGCCCTGGCCGACAAGGCGAACCTGACGGCGCTGGATCTGCAGGACCAGCCGCTGGTGGGGCTGGAGATGGCGTCGAACATGGGCCAACTGGTGCGCACCGCCTATGAACAGGTCGGCGCCACCTATGCCCCCCGGATCGAGGTGCGGTATTGCGCCACCGCGACGGTGCTGGCCGCCCAGCACCTGGGGGTGACGGTCGTCGATCCCTATTCGGCCACGACCCATGCCACCGACGCGCTGGTCTGCAAGCCCTTCCTGCCCGCCTGCGAGGTCAAGGCGGTCATGTACACACGGCGCGGCGTGCCGCATTCGGGTCTGCTGCACAGCTTCATGTCGGACCTGCGCGCAGCCTTCGCCGATACCGACCTTCTGATCGCCGAGCTGCACGGCGCCTGA
- the glnP gene encoding putative glutamine ABC transporter permease protein GlnP — MRFLDTFFDGAVMAKYLPDLLSGIVTTLWVSAVIVAGGLAVGLALACLRTLGRWYLTVPIVVFADLGRSLPPLVVILIFYFGLPGLGVSLSGPMVLIVVLGGVLAAFAEEIFWAGLTSVPKGQWEAGRATGLSFARTLFDIALPQAVRMGIPPLVNRALAITKMTALGSVIGVKEILAVSSSAQSFSGSATPLTMAALAYLAIFLPVVILSRLLEKRFAWAV; from the coding sequence ATGAGGTTCCTTGATACGTTCTTTGACGGCGCGGTCATGGCGAAATACCTGCCGGACCTGCTGTCGGGCATCGTCACCACCCTGTGGGTGAGTGCCGTGATCGTGGCGGGTGGCCTGGCGGTCGGGCTGGCGCTGGCCTGCCTGCGCACGCTGGGGCGGTGGTACCTGACGGTGCCCATCGTGGTCTTTGCCGATCTGGGCCGGTCGCTGCCGCCGCTGGTGGTGATCCTGATCTTCTACTTCGGCCTGCCGGGGCTGGGGGTCAGCCTGTCGGGTCCAATGGTTCTGATCGTGGTGCTGGGCGGCGTTCTGGCCGCCTTTGCCGAAGAAATCTTCTGGGCCGGCCTGACGTCGGTGCCAAAGGGACAATGGGAAGCGGGCCGGGCGACGGGGCTCAGCTTTGCGCGGACGCTGTTCGATATCGCTTTGCCGCAGGCCGTGCGCATGGGCATCCCGCCGCTGGTCAACCGCGCGCTGGCGATCACCAAGATGACGGCGCTGGGGTCGGTCATCGGGGTCAAGGAGATCCTGGCGGTGTCGTCGTCGGCACAAAGCTTTTCGGGATCGGCGACGCCGCTGACCATGGCCGCGCTGGCATACCTGGCGATCTTCCTGCCGGTGGTGATCCTGTCGCGGCTGCTTGAAAAACGCTTTGCCTGGGCGGTGTGA
- the hyuA_1 gene encoding D-hydantoinase — MQFDTVIHGGTIATADHVAKGDIGIIDGRIVAVAETLAGGDRRIDAGGRFVVPGGIEAHAHIAQESSSGVMSADDYLSGSISAAFGGNSSFIPFAAQHRGQSVDEVIATYDARAARSVIDYSYHLIISDPAPEVVEDQLPRAFARGITSFKVFMTYDLMNLGDGGMLDILTVAREHGAITMVHAENNDMVKWMNKRLAAKGLTAPKYHAVSRPELAEEEAINRAIQLAKLVDAPLFIVHVSTAGGAEIVRREKFNGAKLFAETCPQYLALTREDLDRPGMEGAKYICSPPLRDHATQDALWHHVAQGTFESVSSDHAPYRFDETGKFLNGFDAPYPKISNGMPGIAARLPYLFSEGVMKGRITLEQFVALSSTNAAKTFGCDRKGRIAPGMDADIAIWDPEARVTVTAADQHDNMDYTPFEGMELMGKPEIVMNRGAVIVENGALKAQEGQGRFVARQPVDLRGKPGYIAKELDPDQNFGAELR; from the coding sequence ATGCAATTCGATACGGTGATCCACGGCGGCACCATCGCCACGGCCGATCATGTGGCCAAGGGTGACATCGGCATCATAGACGGCCGCATCGTCGCGGTGGCCGAAACCCTGGCGGGCGGCGACCGGCGCATCGATGCAGGCGGGCGCTTCGTGGTCCCCGGCGGGATCGAGGCGCATGCCCATATCGCGCAGGAAAGTTCTAGCGGCGTGATGAGCGCGGATGATTACCTGTCCGGGTCGATCTCGGCCGCGTTCGGGGGCAATTCGTCCTTTATCCCCTTCGCCGCCCAGCACCGGGGCCAGTCGGTGGACGAGGTCATCGCGACCTATGATGCCCGCGCGGCGCGGTCGGTCATCGACTATTCCTATCACCTGATCATTTCGGACCCCGCGCCGGAGGTTGTGGAAGACCAGCTGCCGCGCGCCTTCGCCCGCGGCATCACCAGCTTCAAGGTCTTCATGACCTATGACCTGATGAACCTGGGCGACGGCGGCATGCTGGATATCCTGACGGTCGCGCGCGAACACGGGGCCATCACCATGGTCCATGCCGAAAACAACGACATGGTCAAATGGATGAACAAGCGGCTGGCGGCCAAGGGGCTGACGGCGCCGAAATACCACGCCGTCTCGCGTCCCGAACTGGCCGAGGAAGAGGCGATCAACCGCGCGATCCAGCTGGCCAAGCTGGTCGATGCGCCCTTGTTCATCGTGCATGTGTCGACCGCCGGCGGGGCCGAAATTGTCCGGCGCGAGAAGTTCAACGGTGCGAAACTGTTCGCCGAGACCTGTCCGCAATACCTGGCGTTGACCCGCGAAGACCTGGACCGGCCCGGCATGGAAGGGGCCAAATACATCTGTTCCCCGCCGCTGCGCGATCACGCCACGCAGGATGCACTGTGGCATCACGTGGCGCAGGGGACCTTCGAAAGCGTCAGTTCCGATCACGCGCCGTACCGGTTCGACGAGACGGGCAAGTTCCTGAACGGGTTCGATGCGCCTTATCCCAAGATCTCGAATGGCATGCCGGGGATCGCGGCGCGTCTGCCGTACCTCTTTTCCGAAGGGGTGATGAAGGGGCGGATCACGCTGGAGCAATTCGTGGCGCTGTCGTCGACCAATGCCGCCAAGACGTTCGGCTGCGACCGCAAGGGCCGGATCGCGCCGGGGATGGATGCCGACATCGCCATCTGGGATCCCGAGGCGCGGGTGACCGTGACCGCCGCCGACCAGCACGACAACATGGATTACACGCCCTTCGAAGGCATGGAGCTGATGGGCAAGCCCGAGATCGTGATGAACCGCGGTGCGGTGATCGTCGAGAATGGCGCGCTGAAGGCGCAGGAGGGGCAGGGCCGCTTTGTCGCCCGCCAGCCCGTCGACCTGCGCGGCAAGCCGGGGTATATCGCCAAGGAACTGGACCCGGACCAGAACTTCGGAGCGGAGCTGCGCTGA
- a CDS encoding Plasmid stabilization system protein, with protein sequence MAIRVQEAASLRLDEIYRYTRDRWGEAQAEIYITGLFAAFEQIEARGVMSRLVPAEFGVEGYFFRYERHFVYWRRLSNGDIGIVTILHERMHQMDRFKEDFG encoded by the coding sequence ATGGCGATCCGGGTCCAGGAGGCGGCCTCACTGCGCCTCGACGAGATCTACCGATACACCCGCGACCGCTGGGGCGAGGCGCAAGCCGAGATCTACATCACCGGTCTGTTCGCCGCCTTCGAGCAGATCGAGGCACGCGGCGTCATGTCGAGGCTCGTGCCGGCCGAGTTCGGCGTGGAAGGATATTTCTTCCGCTACGAGCGGCATTTCGTGTACTGGCGACGGCTCTCAAATGGCGACATCGGTATCGTCACGATCCTTCACGAGCGGATGCATCAGATGGATCGCTTCAAGGAGGATTTTGGGTAA
- a CDS encoding D-alanyl-D-alanine carboxypeptidase precursor, with protein sequence MRMTCLILLTGVLIGTGAAQADTAQPADMEPVSAIIRSQFETHALNSLIVQVRIGGDVVLTQALGQAMTGVPVTVDGQFRNGAVALNYMAALALRLAEDGLIDLDAPIARWLPDLPGSDTATVRMLANMTAGYPDHVANTESFVDPYLEDPFAHWTPQDLIAVSLSTPRIFAPGTNWDYSHSDYVILGQVLETATGRPMADLMQDYVLDPLGLDHTFAFDTAQIPGPVVHGFSAERGVWEDATFWNPSWTLASGAIQVTTISDMAGSFDAIVGTDGFLTPRSRRQMIEPVLIGFGEPLAGCPTCHTMTETFSYGLGAMLQGDWVFQTPLFAGFASAVGTLPDEKAQGGRITIAAASTYKRSSVADWDAGLPNWADETVRLIAAELVPQNPPPMR encoded by the coding sequence ATGCGTATGACTTGCTTGATACTGTTGACCGGTGTCCTGATCGGCACAGGCGCGGCGCAGGCCGACACGGCACAACCCGCGGACATGGAGCCTGTGTCCGCGATCATCCGGTCCCAGTTCGAAACGCATGCGCTGAATTCCCTGATCGTCCAGGTCCGCATCGGGGGCGACGTGGTGCTGACGCAGGCGCTTGGCCAGGCGATGACCGGCGTGCCGGTCACCGTCGATGGTCAGTTCCGCAACGGGGCGGTTGCCCTGAACTACATGGCCGCGCTGGCGCTGCGCCTCGCCGAAGACGGGCTGATCGACCTGGACGCGCCCATCGCACGTTGGTTGCCGGACCTGCCGGGCAGCGACACGGCGACGGTGCGCATGCTGGCCAACATGACCGCCGGCTACCCGGACCATGTGGCCAACACCGAAAGCTTCGTCGATCCCTATCTTGAAGACCCTTTCGCGCATTGGACCCCGCAGGACCTGATCGCCGTCAGCCTCTCGACCCCACGGATCTTCGCGCCGGGCACCAACTGGGATTACTCGCACAGCGACTATGTCATCCTGGGCCAGGTGCTGGAGACGGCGACGGGACGGCCGATGGCCGACCTGATGCAGGACTACGTGCTGGACCCGCTGGGTTTGGACCATACCTTCGCCTTCGATACCGCGCAGATCCCGGGCCCGGTCGTGCACGGCTTTTCCGCCGAACGCGGCGTCTGGGAAGACGCGACCTTCTGGAACCCGTCCTGGACGCTGGCCAGCGGGGCGATCCAGGTGACGACGATTTCGGACATGGCCGGCAGTTTCGATGCGATCGTGGGCACGGACGGCTTCCTGACGCCCCGGTCGCGCCGCCAGATGATCGAGCCGGTGCTGATCGGCTTCGGAGAACCTCTTGCCGGATGTCCCACCTGTCACACCATGACCGAGACCTTCAGCTATGGCCTTGGCGCGATGCTGCAGGGGGACTGGGTCTTTCAGACACCCTTGTTCGCCGGCTTCGCCTCTGCCGTCGGGACATTGCCGGACGAGAAGGCACAGGGCGGGCGCATCACCATCGCGGCGGCCAGTACCTATAAAAGATCGTCGGTCGCCGATTGGGATGCCGGCCTGCCGAACTGGGCGGACGAGACGGTTCGCCTGATCGCTGCCGAACTGGTGCCGCAGAACCCACCGCCGATGCGGTAG
- a CDS encoding N-carbamoyl-D-amino acid hydrolase, with product MVKLVVGGAQIGGIQKDETREEVVARMMALMDKAHEKGVKFLVYPEMTLTTFFPRFYVEDRAEFDHWFETQMPNPAVQPLFDRAREYGMGFTFGYCELTPEGEHFNTSIIVTPEGEIVLKYRKTHLPGHAEFEPERTHQHLEKRYFLPGDTGFNVVRSQGIIMGMSICNDRRWPESWRVMGLQGVQLVALGYNTPSQNNLSAEEGIERRIYHHELSVCAGAYQNSTYAVAVAKCGMEDGNHMFAGSIIVDPDGFVVARAEGEGDELITHEADFDKCDFGKTTIFNFDAHRRIEHYGLICSQTGVKLPD from the coding sequence ATGGTTAAACTTGTTGTCGGAGGCGCCCAGATCGGCGGCATCCAGAAGGACGAGACTCGCGAAGAGGTCGTCGCCCGCATGATGGCCCTGATGGACAAGGCGCATGAGAAGGGTGTCAAATTCCTGGTTTACCCGGAAATGACGCTGACCACCTTCTTCCCGCGCTTCTACGTCGAGGATCGCGCCGAATTCGACCATTGGTTCGAAACCCAGATGCCGAACCCGGCGGTCCAGCCGCTGTTCGACCGGGCCCGGGAATACGGCATGGGCTTTACCTTCGGGTATTGCGAACTGACGCCCGAGGGCGAGCATTTCAACACGTCGATCATCGTGACGCCCGAGGGCGAGATCGTGCTGAAATACCGCAAGACCCACCTGCCGGGACATGCCGAATTCGAACCCGAACGCACCCACCAGCACCTGGAAAAGCGCTACTTCCTGCCCGGCGATACCGGCTTCAACGTGGTGCGCAGCCAGGGCATCATCATGGGCATGTCGATCTGCAACGACCGGCGCTGGCCGGAAAGCTGGCGGGTGATGGGGCTGCAGGGCGTGCAACTGGTGGCGCTTGGCTACAACACGCCGTCGCAGAACAACCTGTCGGCCGAAGAAGGGATAGAGCGGCGGATCTATCACCACGAACTGTCGGTCTGTGCGGGCGCCTACCAGAATTCGACCTACGCGGTGGCGGTGGCCAAATGCGGGATGGAGGACGGCAACCACATGTTCGCGGGATCGATCATCGTCGATCCGGACGGGTTCGTGGTGGCGCGTGCCGAAGGGGAAGGCGACGAGTTGATCACGCACGAAGCCGATTTCGACAAATGCGATTTCGGCAAGACGACCATCTTCAATTTCGACGCGCATCGGCGCATTGAACATTACGGGCTGATCTGCAGCCAGACCGGGGTGAAACTGCCGGACTGA
- the glnQ_1 gene encoding Glutamine transport ATP-binding protein GlnQ, translating into MSAAPQPAPGTARPAGKVHDRPMLEINQLEKRFGDAQVLTSIDLSVKPGELVFVIGPSGSGKSTMLRCCNRLEEPTSGTILLDGEHVTACHGRALDRMRLKIGMVFQGFHLYPHKSVLANVMLAQVRALKRDKATARDRAMEMLEHVGLAHKADAMPGELSGGQQQRVAIARALALDPKVMLFDEPTSALDPELVGSVLKVMKQLRDEGMTMVVVSHEMDFAREAADRVVFMDGGVVVESGPPEDLFGNPKSDRLKAFLSRLNKGAA; encoded by the coding sequence ATGTCCGCAGCCCCGCAACCCGCCCCCGGCACTGCCCGCCCCGCCGGCAAGGTCCATGACCGTCCGATGCTGGAAATCAACCAGCTGGAAAAGCGGTTCGGCGATGCCCAGGTGCTGACATCCATCGACCTGAGCGTGAAGCCCGGCGAACTGGTCTTTGTCATCGGGCCTTCCGGTTCCGGCAAATCGACCATGCTGCGCTGCTGCAACCGGCTGGAGGAACCGACATCCGGCACCATCCTGCTGGACGGCGAACACGTGACGGCCTGTCATGGCCGGGCGCTGGACCGGATGCGGCTGAAGATCGGCATGGTGTTCCAGGGGTTCCATCTTTACCCGCACAAGTCGGTCCTGGCGAACGTGATGCTGGCCCAGGTCAGGGCGCTGAAGCGCGACAAGGCCACGGCGCGCGACCGGGCGATGGAGATGCTTGAACACGTGGGTCTGGCCCACAAGGCCGACGCCATGCCCGGCGAATTGTCGGGCGGACAGCAGCAGCGCGTCGCCATCGCGCGGGCGCTGGCGCTGGATCCCAAGGTGATGCTGTTTGATGAACCGACATCGGCGCTGGACCCTGAACTGGTGGGATCGGTTCTGAAGGTGATGAAACAGCTGCGCGACGAGGGCATGACCATGGTCGTGGTCAGCCACGAGATGGACTTCGCTCGCGAGGCCGCCGATCGGGTGGTGTTCATGGACGGGGGCGTCGTGGTGGAAAGCGGCCCGCCGGAGGACTTGTTCGGCAATCCGAAATCCGACCGGCTGAAGGCCTTCCTGTCCCGCCTGAACAAGGGCGCGGCATGA
- the parD4_1 gene encoding Antitoxin ParD4, translating into MPRTTTMTVRVSGALSEFVATNVGEDGAYENVSEYIRDLIRRDKERAEREAFDRLKAELNRAFAAPEDSYKPLTAAEVIARNRT; encoded by the coding sequence ATGCCTCGCACCACCACCATGACCGTCCGCGTGAGCGGCGCCCTCAGCGAGTTCGTTGCAACCAACGTCGGCGAGGACGGTGCCTACGAGAACGTGAGCGAGTATATCCGCGACCTGATCCGTCGCGACAAGGAGCGTGCGGAGCGCGAGGCATTCGACCGATTGAAGGCTGAACTGAACCGCGCCTTCGCCGCGCCCGAAGACAGCTACAAGCCGCTGACCGCTGCTGAGGTGATCGCCCGGAACCGGACCTGA
- a CDS encoding Hydantoin racemase, which produces MSDTILIINPNSSAAVTQGIREAIAHLEPVSGPVFEVIDLPDSPATIMSSEDVAVAGLGFADALRQRPDAAAYVSACFSDPGVEMSRPLVTAPVIGVQEAGILTAMAVADLFGIIALAPASVARHRLKIRSMGVESRLAGELPLPGVSAEASGRDPEVYDLCVDLGRQLRAQGAGAVVLGCAGMAPIRARLERDIGIKVIDPVQAAAAMALGLVGAAG; this is translated from the coding sequence ATGTCCGACACGATCCTGATCATCAACCCGAACTCTTCGGCCGCCGTCACCCAGGGCATCCGCGAGGCGATCGCCCACCTGGAGCCGGTGTCCGGCCCGGTGTTCGAGGTCATCGACCTGCCCGACAGCCCGGCGACCATCATGTCCAGCGAAGACGTGGCGGTTGCCGGGCTGGGCTTTGCCGATGCTCTGCGCCAACGACCCGATGCCGCCGCCTATGTCTCGGCCTGTTTTTCCGACCCGGGCGTCGAGATGTCGCGCCCGCTGGTCACCGCGCCGGTGATCGGGGTGCAGGAGGCCGGGATCCTGACCGCCATGGCCGTGGCCGACCTGTTCGGCATCATCGCGTTGGCGCCGGCCTCGGTCGCGCGTCACCGGCTCAAGATCCGGTCCATGGGCGTCGAAAGCCGCCTGGCGGGCGAATTGCCCCTTCCCGGCGTGTCCGCCGAAGCCTCGGGGCGCGACCCGGAGGTCTATGACCTGTGCGTCGACCTGGGCAGGCAGCTGCGCGCACAGGGTGCGGGGGCTGTCGTGCTGGGCTGTGCCGGGATGGCGCCGATCCGGGCCCGGCTGGAACGCGACATCGGGATCAAGGTGATCGACCCGGTGCAGGCCGCCGCCGCCATGGCGCTGGGACTGGTCGGAGCGGCCGGATGA
- the argT_1 gene encoding Lysine-arginine-ornithine-binding periplasmic protein precursor, producing MIFKHVILSAGLAVLALPSFADGYKVALDGTFAPHAMPSLSGGVEGFNVDLAAAIGEKLGVDMDVVAAQFSGLIPALQAGTYDFLVAPTTVTEERAANLLFTEGFMDTNFAFTVPAGSDPMDTLEAFKGKTIAVNKGSVYESFLNDRADEYGWKVVAYGTNTDAVEAVVTGRADANLAGATASAWAAKQNPRIDLSYEYPTGLVWALPFRKDDTETRNKIDAVIECLKSDGTMAALSEKWFGVTPTEGTTIVTPTPGYGTPGFEGYDDTAHDVTCDF from the coding sequence ATGATCTTCAAGCACGTCATCCTGTCCGCCGGCCTGGCGGTTCTTGCCCTTCCCAGCTTTGCCGACGGCTACAAGGTCGCGCTTGACGGCACGTTCGCGCCGCATGCGATGCCCAGCCTGTCCGGCGGTGTCGAAGGGTTCAACGTCGACCTGGCCGCCGCCATCGGCGAGAAGCTGGGCGTCGACATGGACGTCGTCGCCGCGCAGTTCTCGGGCCTGATCCCAGCGCTGCAGGCCGGCACCTATGACTTCCTCGTCGCACCGACCACCGTGACCGAGGAACGCGCCGCCAACCTGCTGTTCACCGAAGGCTTCATGGACACCAACTTTGCCTTCACCGTGCCGGCCGGATCGGACCCGATGGACACCCTGGAGGCGTTCAAGGGCAAGACCATCGCCGTCAACAAGGGGTCGGTCTATGAAAGCTTCCTGAACGACCGTGCCGACGAATACGGCTGGAAGGTCGTGGCCTACGGCACCAACACCGACGCGGTCGAAGCCGTGGTGACGGGCCGCGCCGATGCCAACCTGGCCGGCGCCACCGCATCCGCATGGGCGGCCAAGCAGAACCCGCGCATCGACCTGAGCTATGAATACCCCACCGGCCTGGTCTGGGCGCTGCCGTTCCGCAAGGACGACACCGAGACCCGCAACAAGATCGACGCGGTGATCGAATGCCTCAAGTCCGATGGCACCATGGCCGCGCTGTCGGAAAAGTGGTTCGGCGTCACCCCGACCGAAGGCACCACGATCGTCACGCCCACGCCGGGCTACGGCACGCCGGGGTTCGAAGGCTATGACGATACCGCGCACGACGTGACCTGCGACTTCTGA